The Terriglobales bacterium DNA window AAATCGGCGATTGGGCGGCCATGTTTGTCAGTTGCTACCAGCGTCAGGTGTACTTCGCCGACCGTTCTCCGGAAGACAGGCACCGAAGCCGAATCGGCTCCAGGGCAGGCAAGCGGCAAACAAAAAACTGACAAGAACAGGGACAGTGTGCAGGCAGTGATTTTGTGCAAATACTCCCCCCAGCGAGGATGCCGATGGTACTTCGGCCCGCCCCTTGGGGGAGTCGGCACATGGGGGAGGAGAGGTGGTCCCTCACACTGGGTTGATCGGCAGGGCGCTACAGGGGTGTATCTCTGACTGGGGCACCTGGGTAATGCGTATTGTGACCATGGAGACTAGCGGGGGCCGCTTTTTGGATGCCAAATTGCGTTCTGACACTTACAAGGCTAAGCGCTGCAGATCCCTCGCGGCCTGGAGGCCGCGAGGGATGAGGAATAGGAGGGAGCTTATGCGGCGCGGCTGAAGCCGGCCCTTTCAAGGCAGGCCGCGTGTTCTTCTTAGCTAGAAACTCAAGGTCTTCGACTCAGGCCCTGGATCGCGATATGCCCGGCCCTCGCTTAGAATGACAGTCAGCAATTTCCCGCGAAACCGCAGATCCCTCGGCAGCTTCAGGTTATTGATTTCTCCTACCTTCCAGAGCGCTTCGCCTCGTAGGCTGCAATCGCGGCTTCCTGCTCCAGAGTAAGGCCGATTTCGTCCAATCCTTCCAGCAGGCAGCGGCGTTTGTGGTGATCGAATTCAAATGCCGCATGCAGGCCCATGTCGTCATAGACGTGGCCGGCTTCGAGATCGACGGTGACCTGGTAACCTTCCACTTCCTTTGCGCGCCGCATCAGTTTATTGATCTCAGGATCGGGCAGCGTTACTGTCAGCAAGCCATTCTTGAAAGAATTGTGCGCGAAGATGTCCGCAAACGAAGGTGCGACGATGGCGCGAATGCCGTAGTCCGCCAGTGCCCAGGGAGCATGTTCGCGCGACGAGCCACAGCCAAAATTCTTGGCCGCAATCAGCACGCTTGCCCGCTGGTAGCGCGGCTGGTTCAACACGAAATCGGAGTTGGGCTTTCCTTCGGGTGAATAGCGCCAGTCATAAAAAAGAAACTTTCCGAAGCCGGTGCGCTCGATGCGTTTGAGAAACTGCTTGGGAATAATCTGATCGGTATCGACGTTCACACGGTCGAGCGGGACCGCTAATCCTTTGTGTACACGAAATGGTTGCATGGGTTCTCAGCGAGCCTCAGTGGAATTGC harbors:
- the leuD gene encoding 3-isopropylmalate dehydratase small subunit; the encoded protein is MQPFRVHKGLAVPLDRVNVDTDQIIPKQFLKRIERTGFGKFLFYDWRYSPEGKPNSDFVLNQPRYQRASVLIAAKNFGCGSSREHAPWALADYGIRAIVAPSFADIFAHNSFKNGLLTVTLPDPEINKLMRRAKEVEGYQVTVDLEAGHVYDDMGLHAAFEFDHHKRRCLLEGLDEIGLTLEQEAAIAAYEAKRSGR